The following are encoded together in the Oryzias melastigma strain HK-1 linkage group LG17, ASM292280v2, whole genome shotgun sequence genome:
- the LOC112147426 gene encoding caspase-8, translated as MSAKDTLRSNKTAILSTLCVDQRLILNKVHEKNLITSREYNNLKSINKEDVEGHVVELLDKILNKGETTCQHFLNILQTDEDIKATFPELKLQQPKEISFPESIQEVSSNDEYVLHDNKRQKREELYQLNTRPVGLCLIINNESFCDGSMRRGTEKDAESLAQVFSWLGFRVLMCKDQTRDQMNRTLECLALPTNSTDLLEFQVQEWSGCSFVTPQQVLQHGDAFVCCILSHGKKGVVLGTDLIPLPIKHITQTFKASEQSALSGKPKVFLIQACQGGQKHKGVALKDVEADNCGTQTIPEEADILVAVATVEDYAAFRHISDGSWFVQSLCQQLKERCPKGEDITAILHHVNDDVGLKEGSRMPGAMKQIPEVRFTLRKRLVLTPY; from the exons ATGTCGGCTAAAGACACTTTAAGGAGTAATAAAACAGCTATTCTGTCGACTTTGTGCGTGGATCAGAGGCTCATTCTCAATAAAGTCCACGAGAAGAACCTCATCACTTCTCGAGAGTACAACAACCTCAAAAGCATCAACAAGGAAGACGTGGAAGGACACGTGGTTGAGCTTCTGGATAAGATTCTGAATAAAGGAGAAACAACCTGTCAACATTTTCTCAACATCTTGCAAACAGATGAGGACATAAAAGCTACTTTTCCAGAACTGAAACTCCAGCAGCCAAAAGAAATCTCTTTTCCCGAGTCCATCCAAGAAGTATCGTCTAATGATG AATATGTGCTGCATGACAACAAGAGGCAGAAAAGG GAGGAGCTCTATCAGCTGAATACTCGTCCTGTCGGCCTCTGCTTGATCATAAATAACGAGAGCTTCTGTGACGGCTCAATGAGAAGAGGCACAGAGAAAGATGCTG AAAGCCTGGCGCAGGTGTTTTCATGGTTGGGGTTCAGAGTGCTGATGTGCAAAGATCAAACCAGGGATCAGATGAATAGGACCCTGGAATGTTTGGCCCTACCGACCAACTCGACTGACCTGCTGGAGTTCCAGGTTCAGGAGTGGTCTGGGTGCAGTTTCGTCACCCCTCAACAAGTGCTTCAGCACGGCGATGCATTCGTTTGCTGCATCCTGAGTCATGGAAAAAAGGGAGTGGTTTTGGGGACCGACCTCATCCCCCTTCCTATTAAGCACATCACCCAAACCTTCAAGGCGTCTGAGCAGTCAGCTCTCTCAGGGAAGCCCAAAGTGTTCCTGATACAAGCCTGCCAGGGAGGGCAGAAACACAAAGGGGTGGCACTGAAAGATGTTGAGGCGGACAATTGCGGTACACAAACCATCCCAGAGGAAGCAGATATTCTGGTTGCCGTAGCTACTGTTGAAGATTACGCGGCTTTTAGGCACATTTCTGATGGCAGCTGGTTCGTCCAGTCTCTGTGTCAGCAGCTAAAGGAGCGTTGCCCCAA AGGAGAGGACATCACTGCCATCCTCCACCATGTGAATGATGATGTTGGTCTGAAGGAGGGCTCCCGCATGCCCGGCGCCATGAAGCAGATACCTGAAGTGAGGTTCACCCTGAGGAAGAGACTCGTGCTGACACCATATTAA
- the LOC112147428 gene encoding uncharacterized protein LOC112147428 isoform X2 codes for MKLTWSLPVHLTSFLLLLASQSVSEENFPAICEEYGTDHFFVINSIGESDVFENKNAEHTVTCLLYQSDELNCSWSFHRSKKETEMSLSISVCNYEELVKSLAPKTVETTGSFSLIINSKNMEHVNLCFNVSLQNEWTIYYHSFEKRRLTVLPSPYVSALIKDGHLQISWEIPGMQHPEHCYDFQLDMGDQKPKNLTGKLSYTEPNADPSFTYRLRMRTKMSDLCAEYSPWSEWSPIFTLEKTNKISPQVIVLISLGIPMILLPVLLLLRHQRLSKLLFPPIPRPPQKYQSFLEKNDPPSFSCPAPPAKQEEEITEVEDVDPSSDNKNKNTLGQQ; via the exons ATGAAGCTGACTTGGTCTCTTCCTGTACATTTGACAagtttcctgctgctgctggcctCACAAAGCG TGAGTGAAGAAAACTTCCCAGCCATCTGTGAGGAATATGGAACAGATCAT TTCTTTGTAATTAATTCAATCGGGGAAAGCGATGTCTTTGAAAACAAGAATGCAGAACACACAGTTACCTGCCTTCTGTACCAAAGCGATGAACTCAACTGCTCCTGGTCATTCCATAGGTCCAAGAAGGAGACGGAGATGTCTCTCTCAATCAG tgtTTGCAACTATGAAGAATTGGTGAAATCTTTAGCACCAAAGACTGTGGAAACAACAGGATCTTTCTCTTTGATCATCAACAGCAAAAACATGGAACATGTCAATCTCTGTTTTAACGTCTCCCTGCAGAACGAATGGACAATTTATTACCACTCATTTGAGAAGAGAAGACTGA CTGTCCTTCCTTCCCCGTACGTGTCCGCACTGATCAAAGACGGACACTTGCAGATATCATGGGAAATTCCTGGCATGCAGCATCCTGAACACTGTTACGACTTCCAGCTGGACATGGGAGACCAG AAACCCAAGAATTTGACAGGAAAGCTGTCTTACACTGAGCCAAATGCAGACCCCTCCTTCACCTACAGGTTGAGGATGAGGACAAAGATGTCTGATCTGTGTGCTGAATATTCTCCTTGGAGTGAATGGAGTCCCATTTTTA ctttggaaaaaacaaacaaaatcagcCCTCAGGTGATTGTCTTGATATCTCTTGGAATACCCATGATCCTCCTTCCTGTGCTCCTGCTGTTGCGTCATCAGAG GCTCTCTAAACTCCTGTTTCCTCCGATTCCTCGCCCGCCACAGAAGTACCAGTCCTTCCTTGAAAAAAACGATCCCCCAAGT TTTTCCTGTCCCGCGCCGCCAGCGAAACAAGAAGAGGAAATCACAGAAGTAGAAGACGTGGACCCAAGTTctgataataaaaacaaaaacacgttgGGCCAGCAATAG
- the LOC112147428 gene encoding uncharacterized protein LOC112147428 isoform X1: MKLTWSLPVHLTSFLLLLASQSVSEENFPAICEEYGTDHFFVINSIGESDVFENKNAEHTVTCLLYQSDELNCSWSFHRSKKETEMSLSISVCNYEELVKSLAPKTVETTGSFSLIINSKNMEHVNLCFNVSLQNEWTIYYHSFEKRRLTVLPSPYVSALIKDGHLQISWEIPGMQHPEHCYDFQLDMGDQQKPKNLTGKLSYTEPNADPSFTYRLRMRTKMSDLCAEYSPWSEWSPIFTLEKTNKISPQVIVLISLGIPMILLPVLLLLRHQRLSKLLFPPIPRPPQKYQSFLEKNDPPSFSCPAPPAKQEEEITEVEDVDPSSDNKNKNTLGQQ, encoded by the exons ATGAAGCTGACTTGGTCTCTTCCTGTACATTTGACAagtttcctgctgctgctggcctCACAAAGCG TGAGTGAAGAAAACTTCCCAGCCATCTGTGAGGAATATGGAACAGATCAT TTCTTTGTAATTAATTCAATCGGGGAAAGCGATGTCTTTGAAAACAAGAATGCAGAACACACAGTTACCTGCCTTCTGTACCAAAGCGATGAACTCAACTGCTCCTGGTCATTCCATAGGTCCAAGAAGGAGACGGAGATGTCTCTCTCAATCAG tgtTTGCAACTATGAAGAATTGGTGAAATCTTTAGCACCAAAGACTGTGGAAACAACAGGATCTTTCTCTTTGATCATCAACAGCAAAAACATGGAACATGTCAATCTCTGTTTTAACGTCTCCCTGCAGAACGAATGGACAATTTATTACCACTCATTTGAGAAGAGAAGACTGA CTGTCCTTCCTTCCCCGTACGTGTCCGCACTGATCAAAGACGGACACTTGCAGATATCATGGGAAATTCCTGGCATGCAGCATCCTGAACACTGTTACGACTTCCAGCTGGACATGGGAGACCAG CAGAAACCCAAGAATTTGACAGGAAAGCTGTCTTACACTGAGCCAAATGCAGACCCCTCCTTCACCTACAGGTTGAGGATGAGGACAAAGATGTCTGATCTGTGTGCTGAATATTCTCCTTGGAGTGAATGGAGTCCCATTTTTA ctttggaaaaaacaaacaaaatcagcCCTCAGGTGATTGTCTTGATATCTCTTGGAATACCCATGATCCTCCTTCCTGTGCTCCTGCTGTTGCGTCATCAGAG GCTCTCTAAACTCCTGTTTCCTCCGATTCCTCGCCCGCCACAGAAGTACCAGTCCTTCCTTGAAAAAAACGATCCCCCAAGT TTTTCCTGTCCCGCGCCGCCAGCGAAACAAGAAGAGGAAATCACAGAAGTAGAAGACGTGGACCCAAGTTctgataataaaaacaaaaacacgttgGGCCAGCAATAG